The uncultured Fusobacterium sp. DNA segment ATTGGAAGTTGATAGATGAAATGTTATCTGTTCCATTTCAAGGAGAAAAAGAATTAGTAGAATTAAAAGTAGGATCAGATAAACTAGAGGTTGTGCATTATATCCATAAAAATAGGGTAGTTTATCTTGTTTTTGTTAATAATAAACTAAGGTATAAGGAATCTAAGTATATGAATGAACATATAAGATTTGTTTATCACAAAAAAGATAGAGAGAGTGCTAGAAAAAAATATATTAAATATCATGGTAAAGTAAAGGGATTGAAAGAGTATGAAGCTTCAATGTGGAATGACAAAATTACAACTTATAATGTTATATTTACTTCAAAGCTAAGTATAAAGAAGATGCTAAAAAGACAAACTGAAAAGATTTTTCTTATAGGAGTGGAGTAAATGTTTTATGTAGGAATAGCAGTTGCAGTGGCAATTGGAACAATAATAGGGAGAGTAATCGCTCGGATCATAGAGGATAAGTTTTATTTATAGGGGGAAAAGTATGGAAGATATAAAAAGTATAAATATAACAAAACATGCTATAACAAGATATTTTAGCAGAATAAAAGGAATAATAGTTACTGACTCAAACTATGATACTTGGAAAGTATCACACACGGAAGAGATAGAAGAAGCTAAAAAAGAGCTTCAGGATCTATTTAATCAATCAGAGTATATTACTACTGGAATCTATGGAATACATAAAAAAGCATCATTTTATATCTTAAAGGAAAAAATGCTAACTCTTATTGTGAATGAAAGTAATTTAGTAACTTTGTATAAGATTGATTATGGACTTGACTTTATTGGTAATAAAGAAATGATAGAGGTTTTATATAGAAATTATAAAAGACTTCTTTTAGAAGAGGAAGCTATTCAAAATTCCAATAAAGAAACTGTACAGAAGTTAGAGTATGAAGAAAAGAGATTAGGACTTATAATTCAGGAAGTTGAAGCAGAGCTCCAAAGACTAAGAAGTAATAAAAAAGAGATTGAATCAAAGAGAGGATCACTAAAAGCTTTAGAACAATCAATAGCAACTAAAATAAATACAACTAGAGAGAAAATTATCTTATCTAAAAAAGCATTATAAGGGGGAATGAATATGTTTAAAGCTTTGTTTAAACTTTTATTCAAAAGAAAAAAGAGAATAAAATACTTTCTTATAAACCAACCAAAACATAATGAGGATTATTATGGATGCTGAGATAATTCAAGAAAGAACACAGTTGCCATGTGAAGAAGTAAAAAGATTGGTTTTACTAGCTCAACAAGGGGACTTAGAAGCAAGAAATAGAATTATAGAGGATAGTTGCTGGATTATAAGAGCAGTAAATCAAAAATATGGAAATACTGAAGATGGATTTCAACAAGGCTTTTTAGGATTGATTAGTGCTATTGATAAATATAAGATAGGAGAGAAAACTAAATTTTCAACCTATGCTTATTTCTGGATAGAACAGAAGATTGGAAGATATGTAAGTAAGGATACATATAGAGCATCTCATCATTTAATCTATCTGTTTAAAGAGATGAAGAAATTTAAAGGAACTCAAGAAGAGTTTTTTAAGAAGAAAGGTTTAAATGAAAAGACTATTGGAGCTTTAAGGCAAATGGGTATCAATAAAGAGCTAGAATTTACAGAGGTATATGGAGTTAGAGATCTAAGCACCTTAGAAGAGATTGATAGGTTTATACTGAGAGATTACTTGGAAGATATTATGTCTCAACATTGTACCCCTAAAGAAAAATATATTTTAGAAAAGATTTTTTT contains these protein-coding regions:
- a CDS encoding sigma-70 family RNA polymerase sigma factor, giving the protein MDAEIIQERTQLPCEEVKRLVLLAQQGDLEARNRIIEDSCWIIRAVNQKYGNTEDGFQQGFLGLISAIDKYKIGEKTKFSTYAYFWIEQKIGRYVSKDTYRASHHLIYLFKEMKKFKGTQEEFFKKKGLNEKTIGALRQMGINKELEFTEVYGVRDLSTLEEIDRFILRDYLEDIMSQHCTPKEKYILEKIFFSKNKKGMDELSKEFKCTKSYINMEKNRILCKIRSALL